TTGAAGAACTTCCTGATTACACAGCGGCACCGGGCGATCCCGATATTCACAACGGAATTCAGTTGCTTGCTCCATCCGTTCAGTACATGAATAATGCGATAGGTGACTACACTAAAAAATTACCCCCTGAAAAGCCCGCGGTCTTGGCTATGACATTCTCAAAAATTGATCCTGATGTAGCTAAAGACGGAAAACACACCCTGTTTGCTTGGGCACAATGGCATCCCTACGAACTGGCTAACGGACTTAAATGGGATGACATCCGGGAAAGAGAGGCGCAGAAGATCTACGATGTAGTGACAGAATACGCTCCAAATATGAAGGATAAACTTATCGATTGGTACATACAGTCACCGGCTGATATAGAGAAAAAGCACGGTCTTTTAAAAGGAAATGTAATGCATGTTGAAATGAGCTTCGACCAGATGTTTATGTTCCGTCCAATTCCTGAAATGAGTCAGTATGAAACTCCGATCAAAAATTTATATTTGGCAAGTGCGTCCTGCCATCCGGGAGGAGGAGTGTTTGGGGCGGCCGGACATAACGCTGCTCAAGTCATCCTTAAGAATAACAGAAAGAAATTATTTTCATTTAGCTGAGGTAAATCATTGAGTTCAACACTGTACGTCAACTTTTCCAAAATTGGTCATAACCTTGAGGCAGTGAATGCAAAGATTGGTCCGGGAGTGCAGCGCATGGCTGTGGTGAAAGATGAAGCTTATGGGCATGGAATGATACCGGTTGCTGAATACCTCCAAGATAAGGTTGAATGGTTTTGTGTAGCTCGAATTGATGAAGCAGTAAAGCTGAGAGAAGCCGGAATAAAGCTTCCGATTTTGGTTTTTGAAATTCCCCCACCTGGAAAAGAAAAGCTATTTAAAGAACATAATATTACAGCCAGCATTTCTGACCTATCCGTTTTTGAGAGGCTTGAAGCAGGAACAGATTGCCATCTTCATTTTGATACGGGCATGTTTAGGTTAGGAATATTGCCTGAAGATGCCGAGTCTACTCTTGAGAAAATGCATACATATAGCCACCTAAATTACACCGGTATCTACACACACTTTGCAAACTCTGATGAAGCAAATCAGCCCAGGGTAGAAGTACAGCTTGAGAGTTTTAAAGAGATCCAATCTCAATTTCCTCAAAATCTATTGACCCATACTTGTAACAGCGGCGCTATTTTTTATTATGATGATAAAGATGTTTTTTTTGATGCTGTACGTCCCGGAGTTTGTTTGTATGGATATGCACCGGGATCGGTTGAAATTCCTGAGTTGAAACCGGTTGTGGAGTGGAAGTCAGACCTGGTTCAGATAAAGAAAATAAAGAAGGGGGATTTGGTGGGTTATGGAAGTCGCTGGCAAGCTCCTGAAAACGGCTGGTTAGGCATTATCTCTGTAGGATACTCCGATGGGATTTTCCGTGGATTGAGCGGTAAATTCAGGGTTGAAAT
The window above is part of the Balneola sp. genome. Proteins encoded here:
- the alr gene encoding alanine racemase; protein product: MSSTLYVNFSKIGHNLEAVNAKIGPGVQRMAVVKDEAYGHGMIPVAEYLQDKVEWFCVARIDEAVKLREAGIKLPILVFEIPPPGKEKLFKEHNITASISDLSVFERLEAGTDCHLHFDTGMFRLGILPEDAESTLEKMHTYSHLNYTGIYTHFANSDEANQPRVEVQLESFKEIQSQFPQNLLTHTCNSGAIFYYDDKDVFFDAVRPGVCLYGYAPGSVEIPELKPVVEWKSDLVQIKKIKKGDLVGYGSRWQAPENGWLGIISVGYSDGIFRGLSGKFRVEIEGKTYQQVGTISMDYVAVYLENDIHEVGTEVTLLKNGELSAKEWAKELNTIPYEITTAISPKVKRVYRD